Proteins from one Panicum virgatum strain AP13 chromosome 7K, P.virgatum_v5, whole genome shotgun sequence genomic window:
- the LOC120643024 gene encoding ABC transporter B family member 9-like produces the protein MEGARSMARIIGRESKIDAGSMMGMTLQPQALTGEMRLKNVSFRYPMRPHVEILRGLCLTIPSCQTVALVGKSGSGKSTVLALLQRFYDPDHGTVTLDGVDLRSFKVSWLRQQMGLVAQEPVLFDDTIWANITYGAPAGVSTPWEEVVAAAELAGAHGFISSLPCGYDTRVGARGVRLSGGQKQRVAIARVALRDPRVVLLDEATSALDTQSERAVLRGVLARLVTGGRRTCVVVAHRLATVVGADKIAVLKDGVIAEQGRHDDLMRHSGGIYASIVAAS, from the coding sequence ATGGAGGGGGCTCGTTCCATGGCTAGGATAATCGGCAGGGAGTCCAAAATCGATGCAGGATCTATGATGGGGATGACTTTGCAGCCTCAAGCTTTGACTGGAGAGATGCGCCTGAAGAATGTGAGCTTCAGATATCCCATGCGACCTCACGTCGAGATCCTGAGAGGCCTGTGCCTAACCATCCCGTCCTGCCAGACCGTGGCTCTCGTCGGCAAGAGCGGCAGCGGGAAATCAACCGTCCTTGCCCTGCTGCAGAGGTTCTACGACCCTGACCATGGCACTGTAACGCTTGACGGCGTGGACCTCAGGAGCTTCAAGGTCAGCTGGCTGAGACAGCAGATGGGGCTGGTGGCGCAGGAGCCCGTCCTGTTCGACGACACCATCTGGGCGAACATAACGTACGGCGCACCCGCCGGTGTGTCAACACCAtgggaggaggtggtggcagcagccgagctcgccggcgcgcacggcttcatctcctccctcccttgTGGGTACGACACGCGAGTCGGGGCACGCGGCGTGCGCCTGTCCGGAGGGCAGAAGCAGCGGGTGGCCATCGCGAGGGTGGCGCTGCGGGACCCGCGAGTGGTGCTCCTGGACGAGGCGACGAGCGCGCTGGACACCCAGTCGGAGCGCGCCGTGCTGCGGGGCGTCCTCGCGAGGCTGGTGACCGGCGGGAGACGGACATGCGTCGTCGTAGCGCACCGTCTCGCGACTGTCGTCGGGGCGGACAAGATCGCCGTGCTCAAGGACGGCGTCATCGCCGAGCAAGGGCGACACGACGATCTGATGCGACACAGCGGTGGCATTTATGCATCCATCGTAGCCGCTAGCTAA